The following coding sequences are from one Triticum aestivum cultivar Chinese Spring chromosome 5A, IWGSC CS RefSeq v2.1, whole genome shotgun sequence window:
- the LOC123102469 gene encoding uncharacterized protein, protein MAFSKPLAALLLAVALAATAMSAAGQDPQNCKPSRKVTVQNLCGKDLYLGIEPLANSKLLYSPGFLLRHGTHVSYDVCSWTGRVKVQDAVVTEFHIGYDGGAWYQVSTAQSHMPIRVSITPHGHPLKDHCPTAGCNSGGHCFEHSVPGGKCHGVDEIKIVFYNP, encoded by the coding sequence ATGGCGTTCTCCAAGCCCCTGGCGGCTCTCCTCCTCGCCGTGGCGCTGGCAGCGACTGCCATGTCCGCCGCCGGTCAGGATCCCCAAAACTGCAAGCCGAGCCGCAAGGTGACGGTGCAGAACCTGTGCGGCAAGGACCTCTACCTCGGTATCGAGCCGCTGGCCAACAGCAAGCTCCTCTACAGCCCTGGCTTCCTGCTCCGCCACGGCACCCACGTGTCGTACGACGTGTGCTCGTGGACGGGGCGCGTGAAGGTGCAGGACGCCGTGGTGACGGAGTTCCACATCGGGTACGACGGCGGGGCGTGGTACCAGGTGAGCACCGCCCAGTCGCACATGCCCATCCGTGTCTCCATCACCCCCCACGGCCACCCCCTGAAAGACCACTGCCCCACCGCCGGCTGCAACAGCGGCGGCCACTGCTTCGAGCACTCCGTCCCCGGCGGCAAGTGCCACGGCGTCGACGAGATCAAGATCGTCTTCTACAACCCCTAG